The Quercus lobata isolate SW786 chromosome 9, ValleyOak3.0 Primary Assembly, whole genome shotgun sequence region ATGAAAAAAGCTAAATTTACGTGACTTTGATAGATTAGTTGTATAATATATGGTATAATGTTTTTGAGGAAAAGTAGTCGTACAATGACAGTGTGTCAGgtaaagtaaaaactaaaagtaaaaccatagtatatgtttaaaagaatataaaagtaTGTggttctttttgcttgaaagaccctaatatattattaagttGTTCCAATTatggaccaaaatttaattttattagtataaaaaaaattcaagatgttcccaatttttgtttaaaggtagataaatataaaattttaaattattatatataaccATCCTGTCTATAAAGTGGCGCCGCCCCTGTCTTATCTTCATAACATGGACAATTATTATAGTCGTACAGTGGTTTTAGTCTTGATCTAGGCTTCTCCACTAAAGTCACAATTgattgttaaaaattaattttgatgattgTTCCGAAAGCAACCTTTTAGGTAGGGGGTCTTATCTGTGACCAAGATTCCAAGCCACTTCTAAGTCACTGGTTGGGTGGGTTTAGTCTTGGTCTAGGTTTTTTCTCTTAACTTGTGTCGCCGACTGCGAAGGGCTAAATCAAGGAAGTGACCCAAGACAACGACTTTCAATGTGTTAATACTTGATGTAGATTGCACATTCTTATtgagattaaattcaataaggacCTGGTATAAAAGTCCAAGATTTCATTTACACTTCCAAATGATAATGTACCACATGGTCTGAAAAACCCTTGGAAGACGCCTTGGGCATAGATGTTCAAGCCAAATCTTCAAgtttgatattttcttgaaacaAAGGAGGCTTCCTTTTCCTCTAGGCTTGCAACAATGCAAAGTTTAATGTTTGCTTATTACACTTTACCAGTCACAACTAAAACCAACGCATCATCTTTATCCTAGCTAGCCAcgaaacaaacaaaaccaaatggTCCAAACTCCAAACCAATATTAGTTTATAGTTTACACACACCAGCCCACATTGCCATTCATTCAGTCAGTCCAAAATTTCTCTGTTCAAAGTCTCAGGAGGAAAGTATCATTTGATTATTAAAGAAAACACCAAACCTTGAAGAAAATTCTTCCAGGACCACCATGCCCACAACATTGCCTAAGGCTTTCTCAGCTTGGCTATTGGACACCAACTCCAGTATTTTAATGGAGAGCAAACCTGAAATATTACTCCAATTTTTTATCagtatcaaaatatttcattcttatccTAACCAACTCATAATGACTTATTTTTAATCGgtatcaaaatatttcattcttaTTCTAACCAAGTCATAACGACTTTACGAGGGCACCCTAAGATGTGTATCAAATATACACTCATGTTATATACTAATTAATAATTGCCTGAACATTTCAAGGGAAATACAATTATTACCTGAAATAGAATAAAAAGCTTATgagttatattaaaaaaaaaaaaaaagtaggattGAAGATTACTCTATTCACAACAATTAtgactaacaaaaaaaaaaaaaaaaaaaaaaaaaaacccccacgaaatcttctttattttatactagTACTATAATCTCATATATGTTCTGCTTTCACTGAATTTGCACGTCAATGACCTTGCGTTCTGCCTTGGTCTTAGGAATGGAAATGTAAAGAACACCATTCTTCAGCTCAGCCTTGATCTTATCCTTCTCCAAGTTATCAGGAAGCTGCATACGTGTGTCATAAGAATTGAAGCTTCTCCAAGACCAAGAGTCATTATCTTTACCTTCCTTCTTGTGCTCTCCTTTTATAACAAGCACATCGTCCTCAACTGACACTTTAACATCCTCCTTATCAAGTCCAGGCATGTCAAACCTCATCTTAAACTCGTTCTCCTCCTCTACCACGTCCCAATTGGCACGGGCTTGCCAATCCCATGCTGACCGGTGCGCTCCAGGGAATGTCGTGGTCTGATCAAATAGACGGTCCATTGTGTCTAGCATTGGCCGCAATGCCCTAATTGGGGAGAACGGATCCCAGAGCCCTGTGTAACAATTGCATACAACATGTTTAATTCTTTGGATCATATATTTTAGAACAtctgaatttaaattttaaagttagCCATCCAAATAATTGGATGAGAGAGATGTTACAAAATTTGCTACTTGAGCTTGGGAACATATTAAAGAACATACTTGAGTATTAAGTTTTCTTTACAATCCCTTGTATAATTTCCCTCTTTACATTTCTTGATACTGACCAGCTACCCTACACAATGATAGTTTATCACTCTTTTAAGACATAGGAGACACAAAATCTGAAAAAGTAGCCCACCcactaaaattaaattataaagtacaatgtttctcaaaaaaaaaaaattataaagtacAACCTGATGCTGTGTCTTTAGTTTCCAATGGAATAATATAATTGGTATGTCACAATCATCAAACGAGCCTTTAATTTGTTTCCcgtgattttgttttttgctttatcttttgattcttttctcCTCAGATTCAGATCCTATCCTAATCTGTTttatgtgattctttctagttCATGTAATCTGAAGAAGCAGAACTCTTCCTATCTATAACTAATTTACCTGTATTTTTTGTTCTCATAACTAATTAACCTGGAACAAAGAAAACGACTTAAGCAAAGTGTAAATTTCCATGCTCTTGGCATATTCTTTATTCAACCAAGTAAAAACAAAAGTTCCCAAGTTCTTAACTGAAAAGAATGAACaggaaaaaagaagcaaatttcCTGGAGATGTCTCTCCACTCCTTAGTCTTTAATTATGACCTAAGTCATTTCATGTTcctaaatgattttttttttgtaaataccAAATGAGTATGTGTTTGAATTAACTTTTTGCTTAATATTCCgtttgttttgttgaaaaatattttttggggaaaaatattttcaacatttttcagtatttgttttgttgtaaaatgtttataaaacctaattttttttttttcatgaaaaaaaaaagtgtaagacTTGTAAAATGCTTGACCAAAAAATATTGGGTAAATCATTTTCCGACCTACACAAACCCCTCTTCTAGATTGGGCTCGCATGACCCCGCTCCCTCAACcctcattctttctttctcacacACAGGAATCAACAATGCAGTGTCTGATGCAAGCAATGGTCATCGGCGTTCAGAGGTGGCAATTTGTGATAGGGTTTTGTCAATTCATGACTGCGGTTGAGCTAATGGTGGTTGTGTGCACCAATTGTGTTGTTTTGTAGGTGGATGCAGTTAGCTTTGAGCAAACCATGTTGTTTTGTAGGTGGACTTGGTCCAGGTTGCACCAATCAAGTGGGTTGTGTGGGGGGCATTGGAATCGGTTTTTAAGATAAGaagatattttcattttacgtcgtaccaaacacttaaaaatatgtgCAAACTCTTAACAATACATTAATTTTTGGAGTATTTTAAAGAATACAGCTAAAAACAAGaaaggaaaacattttcaactaaaaaatattttacattgaaataaaTCTGAGTACTGACTATTCCATTCTTTACCTATGAAACATCCCAAAAATCCTGTGAATCAATTGTGGTGGATAGAACTTGGATTCTTTGGGGTTTACGACATATACCCTtcaaatatattgaattttttcacCTCCTAGGTGTTCCCAAAGGTACGGTAATATGttctaagttgacaaaaatataattgcatgacaaaatgtaaggaaaaaattattatacaaaacaaataagcttaaaaactaaaacaaaagaaaaaaagagctaATTCAAATACTTATTTTGCACAACCGAAATAAACCCTAttgttacctttttttttttctttttttcctttttttttttttaagataaaatttctactctactctaatctaatctaaatgtatatgtgtgtgaaacttattcttgaagacttgaaccctgaccctTGCTCCCTATACCCtataagtacttatacttgttgAGTAACCACTTCACCAAGGATGTGCGGTAGTATTGTTACTTAGCAATGGTTGTGTTATTATCATAATCGTCATCattaattattcttattattattattattattagtgtaTAACCTTATGTATATgcataaatataattaaaaataatcacaattacacATACatatgagttcaaattatacatgatataaaagttacaacttacacatttttaaatcatagattttaaaaatatgtaatggtttcttgtttatatatatatatatatatatataatttagaatataattaaatttagactcttttgttttgtgtcaaataatttacttttcacaaaacttaaaaaattaaatgggataTATGGtgtaaaattaaatttcaattaaaatctaatttaaaatttaattaaatttaaactctTCCATTTTTAAGCTCAATAATTCATttgacacccaaaaaaaaaaagcaaaattggATCCTTATTGAAATCTAATTCactttaattatataaatatatatatatatatatatatagattgttGTTGTTAAACCGGCAAGGtgctggggggggggggggggtagaaTACATGTTATTTACAATCGGTGCTTCTGTGTTATTGATCAGCAAACTAATTGTTATACTTGAAAGGTTTAATCAAGGATCATAGTCACTCATGTTGAGAACATAACAAATTGACTAAGATTTATATATCATCAGAAAAATTCCAAttgcttttacttttattaagttttttttagtttttcctccttttccttATAAGGCAGGTTGATCAAATTGTGTCTCAGTGTCTGTATCTATCAAATTGGCCACTAGAATTCACCAGTTTCTGAGTTGGAAAGAGACGTACCCAACATAAAACAAGCAAAATAAATGTGTCAATTTACCAAAGCTAAAAACAAGTGTAGTCAAAAAGAGACTCACCAAAGTTTGAAATATCCACCACCCGTCTAGGCCTCCTCTCCACTGAGGTCCCTTGGTTTCCCTCACTGACATGAACATCCACAGACTGAGACGTGCCCTTATTTTCTTCACCAGCCGCAGCCTGAGCTCTCACCATTGACAACCTTGACCCCCTTTTGCTACCAAAATTCTTTGGTATTGGAAAGGCAACATGGCAACAAGGCACAGTACTGTTGGCTTTAATTGAAGGCATGGCTTTGTGTGATGATGATAGCATAGGTGAACATGACCAAGATAGTGTTGAAGCCATAGTGTTTCTTTCTCTAAAGAGAGACTGTGTACAAGAAGAAATGCAAAGTATACAATTGAAGTTCTGGCTTTGGGAAGAGGTATATTAGTTTTTGCTTAGGAAACAGGTCGGAtttgaaatattattatataggCAAAACAAAAACTAGGGGTTAAGTTTGTAGAGGGGTCTTGAATGTTTGAGAATGTGAAATAGTTTCTAGACTCATGCATTATTGTCACCACCCAAAAACGTCAATGTACATTACATTGACGTTTTTCTGTATATGAGTCTCTCAATCTTTCGGGAAAGCTCTATGGTTGTAAAATTACTAATATGGACTTGTCCACCAGAATATTATATAGGATATTGTTTATTGCATACAGTTATCAAAGATATATGCTATTCAAATACGCTAAAAATCGTAATTTTTAAGAATGTGTTTGTTTGGAAGTGAGATTAGGTGGGTGGAAAATTtcgaaaagaaaataaaaatgaaaatgaaaactatTTTAGAATGTGTTTGATTGGGTGAAGAGGGAGGAAAATATATAGTAGGGCCTAGGTGTTTTCTTCTCTGATCCACtaaaaagttttctctccaaaatagagagaaaaatgaagggAGAAATTGggcatcacatttagacaaaaATACCCATGTACAATTGTATCTTCACCCACtttgcttttcttcacacttttttttatttttttattttttataactcttGATTTACTGGGCAGGCGTTGCCtgcctccctttttttttttttttttgggctagtattcttttcttttttccttttttttgctttcttttgtgttttttttttttggtttagatgtgatttttttttttttatggagatgatttttatttttttataaatttaggtgattgattttttttggttgtttatcactttttgggttttaattggacatcatttttttaataaaggtaTATgcgtaaatttatataaactcacttttttcatccctccatttttccactcccaaccaaaaaaaaatgaaggaaattaaaatttttttttatcctcctacttttccattctctcactattttctatcctctcacttttctagCTACCCCTTCAATCAAACGGACGTGTTCGTTTGGCACCACTTATTtctgtcaatttattttattatggaGAATGTTAACCAGCATCGCTTGGTGCTGGTTGAGTgcaagaaaagacaaaaaaaattgtcaaaaaaagtaaaaaaaaatctgaaattgtACCTACAAAATTGAAAAGTcacataaattgaaaaaaaaaaattgtgtcagAAAAAAGTGTGCTTAACACAACCcttttattattcagcttatttttgttactattcatgggccccaTTATactttttggcactattcatggatcctgctatattatttcagctaatttttacctttatttacagtacttttagcaaaaaaaattcaatttcagcaaaataagcggattccaaacaagagaaaaaaaaatagtcatgtttttagtaaattttggcaatttttcCAACAGACTTGATTTGGATCCAATGATCAGGGCCCATGTTGCCCTTTTTAAACAAGGACAAAAcgtaatttacacaattttttgggttgttttaaAATTGGTCGATCATTCTTCAAATTTAAAGTTTATTGTATTGAGTATTATAATGATAtcaatataatattaatatccttctaaaaaaatataataatagtagGGTTATGTTAACAAATGTCCTTAAatcaattgttaataaactataatgagaattatgatttattttttaataaaccataaattttttgaaaccGACAAAAAAATCACCCACATGTTTTTCCGTTTGGCTgccaaaataatgaatattatccacccaaaaaaataaataaataatgaatcaTAGATGATTCATCTCTACCTTTGTTTCTCCACGCCCCACCccccccttaaaaaaaaaaaaaaaaaaaaaaaaaaaaaaactctatcttTAAGTACGTAGTTACCAAATGAATCCACATCGTAGAATTTTCATGTATATCTATACGCCttttataacaaaaacaatattgtAAGGACACTTTTTGCaacccaagcccaagatgtaaGGGGATCTTGGCCAAAgaacccagtacaataaatttatagagagtgggttgaagaactaggccctaatgaatttgacaacAGTTAGTATGGATTTAAAAGATGATCAAGCAAGAACAAGGAAAATATAACTACATGAATTCACTGTCTGATGAGGTATTTTATCATACAAATCaataatgaaagttcaaaaaacgtgtataaacacctttgaacgtttagacccccaaattacaacttaaccaatttgagcaatatgtcaaacaactagtgtgcggaaacttaacatgtGCTATagtatggaattggtaaaaactatctaagccaagacaaaatataatccacagcagataataaaaaggtaaagatagagaggaaggaagatgcaaacacaaagacaacacgcgatgtgttatcgaagaggaaaccgaagccctcggcgtaaaacctctccgctgccctccaagcggtaaacaatccactagaaaatacagttgggatacatggacaacaatagatcctccaagcctaatctacccagtgcacctaagccctccaagcttcttgctccaacgaggttgtgccgaacctttttcttttctagcttcccggattccgctactagaccgtagcatcaaccaatgaagattggttcctttctaactgcttcccagaaatccaaacagctgtgtcacagtgatgatgatgatggtgagaatcaggtttggtataatgcctctcaaggatttaacaatggagaggaagagagttgagcaatttgaagagactctaaggtatagattgtggatgaatcaatcttgtttttctttagggtttctctctcaaaattctctctggaagctctcttacaatcgtgggtaaaatgggtatttatactggagtgggagaggaatgtgaaacgtcaggttttacaaaacaggggtagctcgcggcttgacctcgtggcttgactaagtcgcgagatccagtcgcgagataaccgtatggccagttgtcctgttttgtcctgtagtgctccagcttacatgactgttcatcttccagcatgcttggcgcgtgtgctgcgtctggcggcttgcagccgcgagtcacccgcgagtcccagccgcgagtctctgttttcttgcacactcttgagcaatcttcactctatctcactcactacccttacatcaaactcacctaaatacagggttactaaatgctgaattacaagcaaatttggcatggaataaagccaattagatggttgaataaattcaaccttacaaataacAGTTGGATACAAGTATAATTTTGATTGCCACagtattctttctctatttttccgatCCCTTCCTCATGGGagatctcttacattatatatctccctcaggaccatcttgatcctacacttgttgatcatttgagccTTTACTTGAGAACCTATCCCATCggacaccctctttggctttctgtgagttgtggttgccaaaaaaatattgtttaaaggtcttctccacataaatgcggccaagaaagtagctgcaatgcatttaatgtggtggtagcagctttttcttagatattttgaattcccctccttctcgtatgttcatgatgcACGTCTCTATTATTGGAATTTCATGGAAAGTCACTCTGATCATTGGATGACATATTTGAGCCGTACTTATCGTATCCGAGGAGATATTCCTTCTCAGATAACTTTCCTATTTGCATCTTGCTCATTAAATCCTGAGCCTGAACCATTCTTCACCATTCGTTCCTTCTCGAACCACCCACGCTTTTagacaaggcccaaggcccaatatataatttgggctcttaatcttacaaatat contains the following coding sequences:
- the LOC115960954 gene encoding small heat shock protein, chloroplastic, whose amino-acid sequence is MASTLSWSCSPMLSSSHKAMPSIKANSTVPCCHVAFPIPKNFGSKRGSRLSMVRAQAAAGEENKGTSQSVDVHVSEGNQGTSVERRPRRVVDISNFGLWDPFSPIRALRPMLDTMDRLFDQTTTFPGAHRSAWDWQARANWDVVEEENEFKMRFDMPGLDKEDVKVSVEDDVLVIKGEHKKEGKDNDSWSWRSFNSYDTRMQLPDNLEKDKIKAELKNGVLYISIPKTKAERKVIDVQIQ